ATTTACTATAGAATAGTTACTATTACAGTATACGTTGTCATAGTAGTTACGAGCTACAAGCTCGCACCAGCTGGGGGGGCAAACTTAGTGTTTTCGTTGCAAATTAAAAATTTGTAATTTTTACTATTCGAGATGCCGTGAAGCGACATATCGAAGCGCGCGCTTACTTTCTTAGCAAGTATATAAATCTGAGAATTATTAAAGTTTTGATGGAGTCAGAAACTACATAAAGTAAGGAGTCAACTTTGACTATATTCCCAATTTGCCTGTTATCTATACCATTCATCAGTCAAATACTTATCCGGAATTTTACCAGACCAAGGATCAATTATTCCCAATTCATTAAGTTCGTCAAACCATCTGTCTCTTTTTGACTCAGGTAGTCGTTCTGCGCACCAAGGACAAAACTCTATAAGGATGGAAGAATTCCCACCATCAAGGATTTTAATTCCGTATTCGTCAAACTTTTGGACGTAGATAATTGGTGTATCAACGTTTTCAAAGTCCTCTGAAGCGAACTCTTTCAATCTATTGCACATAGTTTTCTAATTTTACATTTTAATAACTATCTAATTAAAGCCATTCTAATCATTTGCACTCCAATAAGTCCTTCGCCTGACGGTATCGTAAATATATCAAATAAAATTATTCCTACACCAACCGTGATAGTGCCACCTATTATTACTTTTCTAATAGTGTTTTGACTTGGGACATACCATGGACTTAAAATAGGGTCTATCTTTCGCCCAGGTACAGGATCCTTAATCTGTTCTCCCTCCGGATTCCAAACACCTTTATGTTTTCCTCTTGGATTATATCGCTCTAACTCTCTATGTTGTCCATCCCATTCAATAATATCGTCATCAGGGAGTCTCCATCTTGGCCTACCACCTTTTGGTTTCATTTTTTCTATATCTGGAAAACCAGGAAAACCATCTTTTGGTGGTGGTGTATATGAAGGTGGAGCACCACCTTCTGATTTGGCAAATTCGCCCCTACTTAAAATACTACTATTTTGACCTAAGGCCATTCCCGCAGGCATTTCAATAAATTCGCCTGTTATATTATTTTTCCATAAATCGCGGTTAAGGGCACTGCCACTATTCTTGCTAAACCACTCATCTCTATAGGCTTGATAATTATTTTCTAAAGCATTATTATAGGATGCTGAAATGCCTGTAGACGCTCCATTATAATACCCTTGGTAAAATGTTGCTGTGTTTTCAGTACCATGCTGCATTTGGGTTTGCGCAATTACATGCCCTGCTTGCGTATAAAAATGAACACCAGCACTGCCCGGCCCAACAGTACCTCTCCCAGACTGAGATGCAACAGCAGCCGCATGCTCCATTTCTTGTGCAGTTACCATGTTATGGTTAATCATTGTACTACTCCACATCCCACTTGGGTCAATCATACTAACCGGATTAGCACCCATTGCCAAATATGGATTATTAAATTGCATTAGCGGGTCAGGGGTGGTGAACCGTGCCAATACAGGGTTCCCGACATTACTGTCGGGACAGGCATACATCCTTGCACCAAAATCATACAGGTTGTAATCATGTTGGGGCAGCCATTGCTTGGTTTGGTATTTATAGTTATACACTTTCATCTTATTTGCATTAGCTCATTCGCATTCATGCATGGTGAAGGTATTTGTTGTTTTGCAAAAATCAAAATTTTCAAATTTTATTACCTGCTTTTTATTTACAATTGATTGTAACGGTGATGATATACGATGTGATGAGTTCTTAGACCACCAGCGTGGACGCTGGCGGGAGCGGGGGAGTCAAGGTTTCGCCTCTTGCACCTTTTTTGAAAAAATAATCAGATAGATTTTAAGCGAGGTGTGAATTTTTGAGAATGTTATTTTCTTTAAGAAATTGCCTTAGCCGTAAAACTTAATTGTAAGTGAGTTAAAAACAATTATAAGAATACGGCCATATGCCAAAAATTAAATTGCTCGCGCGAGCAATTGTAAAGAAAATCACTCAAATTAAAGGAGCAGTAATTGTTCCCCTGACTTTATAAATCAAATTAAAAACCTCGATTTAAGACTAACTTAAATCGAGGTTTATAACTATTTCTTTGCACAATCTTTTAGCTAATCATTCGATTTTATGAATTTATAATTCATACTTCGTGTTCCATCATTAATTGTAATCAAATACATACCGGGTTTCAATGACTTGATACTTAACTCTTCGCCAGAATTTATTTTTTTCAGTGTAGATTAACAAGTTGCC
This sequence is a window from Bacteroidota bacterium. Protein-coding genes within it:
- a CDS encoding T9SS type A sorting domain-containing protein is translated as MKKINSGEELSIKSLKPGMYLITINDGTRSMNYKFIKSND